In Helianthus annuus cultivar XRQ/B chromosome 3, HanXRQr2.0-SUNRISE, whole genome shotgun sequence, a single window of DNA contains:
- the LOC110930040 gene encoding UDP-glycosyltransferase 85C1 — translation MDPVPKIVDKKPHVVFIPFPTQSHIKCMLKLARLLHQNGIYITFINTHTNHKRLVDSAGLEEAPGFWFKTVPDGLSSATDDGVKPTEAITEIVAYLATNFFDCFLDVVSGLENPITCMVCDGFMTFTKAIDAAEKLKVPVMLFWTMAACGFMGFYQVKVLTEKEIIPLKDESYLRNGYLDMEIDWIPGMEGIRLKDLPEFTLATSSDDPMFRFFMGLAQEAHKVSHMIIHTFEELEARLVGEIKSIFPNVYTIGPLQLLLDQTTVKETNNRYSLWKEEPECVQWLKTKEPNSVVYVNFGSLAVMSVQDLLEFGWGLVNSNHYFLWIIRTDLVDGKPLVFPQELEEAINKKGFIGSWCSQEEVLNHPAVGGFLTHCGWGSIIESLSAGVPMLCWPSIGDQRTNCRQTCKEWEVGMEISRNVKRDEVEKLVRALMEGLEGKIMRKKALEWKKMAEIATDSNGSSRWDTKNLADEINRLSRN, via the exons ATGGATCCAGTGCCCAAAATTGTTGACAAGAAGCCTCATGTTGTGTTCATACCATTTCCCACACAAAGCCATATCAAGTGCATGCTCAAACTAGCCAGGCTTCTGCACCAAAATGGCATCTATATAACCTTCATCAACACCCACACCAACCATAAGCGACTCGTGGACTCCGCTGGGCTCGAGGAGGCTCCTGGTTTCTGGTTCAAAACGGTTCCTGATGGGCTCAGTTCTGCTACAGACGACGGTGTCAAACCTACTGAAGCCATAACTGAAATCGTTGCCTACCTTGCAACTAATTTCTTTGATTGTTTTCTTGATGTTGTATCCGGGCTTGAAAATCCGATTACATGTATGGTTTGTGATGGTTTCATGACTTTCACCAAGGCGATTGACGCTGCAGAGAAGCTTAAGGTTCCCGTCATGCTTTTCTGGACCATGGCTGCTTGTGGATTCATGGGCTTTTACCAGGTTAAAGTTCTAACAGAGAAAGAAATCATCCCACTTAAAG ATGAAAGTTATCTGAGGAATGGGTATCTTGACATGGAAATAGATTGGATTCCTGGAATGGAAGGAATCCGCTTGAAGGATCTACCCGAGTTTACACTAGCCACAAGCAGTGACGACCCTATGTTTCGTTTCTTCATGGGATTGGCTCAAGAGGCTCATAAGGTCTCACACATGATCATCCATACTTTTGAGGAACTGGAGGCCCGTCTTGTGGGTGAGATTAAATCCATATTTCCTAATGTCTACACCATTGGGCCTCTTCAGTTGCTTTTGGACCAGACTACCGTAAAAGAAACTAATAATCGCTATAGCTTATGGAAGGAAGAACCCGAATGTGTCCAGTGGCTAAAGACAAAGGAACCCAATTCTGTTGTGTATGTCAACTTTGGAAGTTTGGCAGTAATGTCTGTACAAGATCTATTAGAATTTGGATGGGGACTTGTTAACAGTAACCATTATTTTCTTTGGATTATACGGACGGATTTGGTTGATGGGAAGCCTTTGGTTTTTCCCCAAGAACTCGAGGAGGCGATAAACAAGAAAGGGTTTATAGGAAGCTGGTGTTCACAGGAAGAGGTGTTGAATCACCCGGCGGTTGGTGGGTTCTTGACTCACTGTGGTTGGGGTTCGATTATTGAGAGCTTGTCGGCTGGGGTGCCTATGTTATGTTGGCCATCTATCGGTGATCAACGAACTAACTGTAGACAAACATGCAAGGAATGGGAGGTTGGTATGGAGATCTCGAGGAATGTGAAAAGGGATGAAGTGGAGAAGCTTGTGAGGGCGCTGATGGAGGGATTAGAAGGTAAAATAATGAGGAAGAAAGCTTTGGAGTGGAAGAAAATGGCGGAAATCGCGACCGATTCTAATGGGTCGTCTCGTTGGGACACGAAGAATCTTGCTGATGAAATCAACAGGTTATCAAGGAACTAG
- the LOC110930039 gene encoding UDP-glycosyltransferase 85C1, with protein MDLEPRIHMKKPHVVLIPFPAQSHIKCMLKLARLLHHKGLYVTFINTHTNHKRLVDSGGLEEAPGFWYKTVPDGLGSATQEGAKAIEVIHEVMAYLTTNFFDCFLDVVSGLENPVTCIICDGFMTFTNTIDAAEKLKIPIMLCWTMAACGFMGFYQAKVLTEKHIIPLKDESYLRNGYLDMEIDWIPGMKGIRLKDLPEFVQATKHDDFAFSYLLEIAQVADKVSHTIIHTFEELEASIVNEIRSMYPNVYSIGPLQLLLNQITKTETNICYSLRKEEPECVQWLKSKEPNSVVYVNFGSLAVMSVQELLEFGWGLVNSNHYFLWIIRTDLVDGKRSVLPQELEEAINKKGFIGSWCSQEKVLNHPAVGGFLTHCGWGSIIESLSAGVPMLCWPSIGDQRTNCRQMCKEWEVGMEISRNVKRDEVEKLVRALMEGLEGERMRKKALEWKKMAEIATDVNGSSRLDTDNLANEIIKLS; from the exons ATGGATCTGGAGCCCAGAATCCACATGAAGAAGCCTCATGTGGTGCTCATACCATTTCCTGCACAAAGCCATATCAAGTGCATGCTCAAACTAGCCAGGCTCCTGCACCATAAGGGCCTCTATGTAACCTTCATCAACACCCACACTAACCATAAGCGACTCGTGGACTCCGGTGGGCTCGAGGAGGCTCCTGGTTTTTGGTACAAAACGGTTCCTGATGGGCTCGGTTCTGCTACACAAGAGGGTGCCAAAGCTATTGAAGTCATCCATGAAGTCATGGCCTACCTTACAACCAATTTCTTTGATTGTTTTCTTGATGTTGTATCCGGGCTTGAGAATCCGGTTACTTGTATCATTTGTGATGGTTTCATGACTTTCACCAACACCATTGATGCTGCTGAGAAGCTTAAGATTCCAATCATGCTTTGCTGGACCATGGCTGCATGTGGATTCATGGGTTTTTACCAAGCTAAAGTTCTGACAGAGAAACATATCATCCCACTTAAAG ATGAAAGTTATTTGAGGAATGGGTATCTTGACATGGAAATAGATTGGATTCCTGGAATGAAAGGAATCCGCTTGAAGGATCTGCCTGAGTTTGTACAAGCCACAAAACATGATGACTTTGCATTTAGTTACCTCCTGGAAATCGCTCAAGTGGCCGATAAGGTCTCGCATACGATCATCCATACTTTCGAGGAACTAGAGGCTAGTATCGTCAATGAGATTAGATCCATGTATCCTAATGTCTACTCCATTGGGCCTCTTCAGCTGCTTTTGAACCAGATTACAAAAACAGAAACTAATATTTGCTATAGCTTAAGGAAGGAGGAACCCGAATGTGTCCAGTGGCTAAAGTCAAAGGAACCGAATTCTGTTGTGTATGTCAACTTTGGAAGTTTGGCAGTAATGTCTGTACAAGAGCTGTTAGAATTTGGATGGGGACTTGTTAACAGTAACCATTATTTTCTTTGGATTATACGGACGGATTTGGTTGATGGGAAGCGTTCGGTTTTACCCCAAGAACTTGAGGAGGCGATAAACAAGAAAGGGTTTATAGGAAGCTGGTGTTCACAGGAAAAGGTGTTGAATCACCCGGCGGTTGGTGGGTTCTTGACTCACTGTGGTTGGGGTTCGATCATTGAGAGCTTGTCGGCTGGGGTGCCTATGTTATGTTGGCCATCTATCGGTGATCAACGAACTAACTGTAGACAAATGTGCAAGGAATGGGAGGTTGGTATGGAGATCTCGAGGAATGTGAAAAGGGATGAAGTGGAGAAGCTTGTGCGGGCGCTGATGGAGGGATTAGAGGGTGAAAGAATGAGGAAGAAAGCTTTGGAGTGGAAGAAAATGGCGGAAATAGCGACCGATGTTAATGGGTCGTCTCGTTTGGATACGGATAATCTTGCTAATGAAATCATCAAGTTATCATGA
- the LOC118490527 gene encoding uncharacterized protein LOC118490527 translates to MAEPSSPHNVEGENPEQPLVAEEEEEGAAGGGLPALKWTRKSFDRLMLEVQMPSEYGARYPSEGDTGADAPAGYVTMWSDFFGDCNLRLPLTVFVVDILEWYKVHISQVSPLGMIRIRNFEFTFRALGIEPTVGDFRRFYQMTVSMGFFSFRLRDGTPKLMTPPKGMTMWKKKFFYIKSAALAVDMTFRNVTETIIAETIAMPSLKSVQWFPQLQTIESVKLTNTQLWLLRMMLRRGKNSKPVVREKSGEDAPAWRMFAPDFEGTVETVVCADGEQDHNTIIRSNFRVPTAAALAVELPVGKGDLGALGDPEAKGVPKRQTAEEAAAGGTAAGPPMIGEKRRPEQKAAGGVETKRRRLVTKRSAPAQKKPAVVVERQDEDFSIFDAPESPPCAMGAGGTEVPSTPPVKVVPESTVQKEGTAENAAAQIFDTVDSSNNLISPNEGDDLSLRFTATEKQHSDAEPQKTCAEARQGTILLTTLRPAGRSWVVWGPPLKLIGLVPHRVRTLAKLLADERKRWEEISSNERKKWNESWAKQNNLLFHTRQELANAKAANVALSNEKAAAEAASAKALQVQR, encoded by the exons ATGGCGGAACCATCTAGTCCAcataatgtggagggtgaaaaccctgaacagccttTAGTggccgaagaagaagaagagggggCTGCCGGTGGTGGATTACCGGCGCTGAAGTGGACCAGAAAAAGCTTTGATCGCCTTATGCTTGAGGTCCAAATGCCCTCGGAATATGGGGCTCGGTACCCATCagagggtgatactggtgccgacgctccggccggttatgtgaccatgtggtCCGATTTCTTCGGAGATTGTAACCTCCGATTAccgttgacggtgtttgttgtggatatcttggagtggtacaaggtccacatttctcaagtgaGTCCGCTTGGGATGATTCggattcgtaattttgagtttaccttccgtgctcttggcatagagcctaccgttggagacttccgacggttttatcagatgacagtgtccatggggttcttttctttccgtctaCGAGACGGTACCCCAAAGCTGATGACTCCCCCtaaggggatgacgatgtggaagaagaagTTCTTCTATATCAAGTCTGCTGCCCTTGCTGTGgatatgacgtttcggaatgtgaccgagacgatcatagcaGAGACCATTGCGATGCCCAGTTTGAAATCAGTGCAATGGTTCCCGCAACTGCAGACTATTGAGTCTGTGAAGTTGACCAACACGCAACTATGGCTGTTGCGTATGATGTTGAGGAGGGGCAAGAACTCGAAACCCGTGGTGCGGGAAAAGagcggtg AAGATGCTCccgcatggaggatgtttgctCCGGATTTCGAGGGTACGGTTGAGACCGTAGTTTGTGCGGATGGTGAACAGGATCACAACACTATCATCCgtagtaacttccgggtgcctactgcggctgcactggcagttgagttgccAGTAGGCAAAG gtgatcttggggccttgggggaccctgaagcgaaaggtgtgccaaagaggcaaact gcaGAAGAGGCGGCTGCGGGAGGGACAGCTGCGGGTCCCCCTATGATTGGTGAGAAGAGGaggccagagcagaaagctgctggtggtgttgaAACCAAACGTCGGAGACTAGTAACCAAAAGGTCTGCTCCGGCGCAGAAAAAACCTGCGGTTGTCGTTG AGCgtcaagatgaagatttttctatcttcgatgCTCCGGAGTCCCCTCCGTGTGCCATGGGTGCGGGTGGAACGGAGGTGCCGTCGACACCTCCCGTCAAGGTGGTACCTGAGTCAACCGTGCAgaaggagggtaccgcagagaatgcTGCGGCCCAGATATTTGATACTGTCGACTCATCCAACAacctgatctctcccaatgagggagacGATTTGAGTTTGCGGTTCACTGCTACTGAGAAGCAACATTCTGATGCTGAACCGCAAAAAACTTGCGCTGAagcgcggca GGGGACGATATTGCTAACGACCCTGCGGCCTGCAGGGAGATCTTGGGTGGTCTGGGGACCCCCTTTGAAGTTGATCGGGCTCGTGCCGCACCGC gtgcgtacccttgctaaactccTTGCTGATGAGCGTAAGCGTTGGGAGGAAATTTCATCCaacgagcgcaagaagtggaacgaatcttgggctaagcagaacaaTCTTCTGTTTCATACTCGGCAGGAGTTAGCAAACGCCAAGGCGGCAAATGTTGCCTTGAGCAATGAAAAAGCTGCGGCTGAGGCCGCATCAGCTAAAGCGCTGCAG GTACAACGCTGA
- the LOC110930038 gene encoding pentatricopeptide repeat-containing protein At1g31790 — translation MNLQPIFMEITSKPTNFKTISPSQNPKTHHQHIYSCSKSSTVQLPLHRPHPKILPPINNPEKKLIPTTTTTTTTTTTTTTSSDILRLLDCLGFPVPDALYISLIKECTHFVDAHEAVLLHAHLVKSRCNKPRLGLLNRVLIMFISCGCMENARQVFDEMSKRDFNSWAIMIAGYADREEYEEVINLFTDPKLQYIMYSCSSFPVSWVFVCVLKACANTLNLNLGKQIHGWLMKSGYSNDLFVSSSLISFYGKIGCFKDGDLVFNGTSSRRNVVIWTARISNNCKEENFRQVLDVFKEMGKEGVRKNSFTFSSVLRACANINDDGNCGEQVHANAIKLGLASKSYVQCGLVNLYGKFGSIKDAKRVFNMNGSMRNRACWNAMLTSYVQNGCLIEAIKFLYQMKAAGVQPQELWLNKLRSLCGSEILEN, via the coding sequence ATGAATCTTCAACCAATTTTTATGGAAATCACATCAAAACCAACTAATTTCAAAACCATTTCACCCTCCCAGAATCCCAAAACCCATCACCAGCATATATATTCTTGTAGCAAATCATCCACCGTTCAGTTACCCCTTCACAGACCTCACCCGAAAATTCTCCCACCCATCAACAACCCAGAAAAGAAACTGAtacccaccaccacaacaacaacaaccaccaccaccaccaccaccacctcctccgacaTCCTACGGTTGTTGGACTGTCTTGGGTTTCCGGTCCCCGATGCGTTATACATTTCTCTTATCAAAGAATGTACCCACTTTGTTGACGCTCATGAGGCTGTTTTGTTACATGCCCATCTTGTCAAGAGTCGTTGTAACAAACCCCGTTTGGGTTTGCTTAATCGTGTGTTGATAATGTTCATTTCGTGTGGGTGTATGGAGAATGCAcgccaggtgtttgatgaaatgtctaaacgAGATTTCAACTCCTGGGCGATAATGATTGCTGGGTATGCTGATCGTGAGGAGTATGAGGAAGTAATTAACCTCTTTACAGATCCTAAGTTGCAATATATTATGTATAGTTGTAGTAGTTTCCCGGTTTCTTGGGTTTTCGTATGCGTTCTCAAGGCGTGTGCCAACACATTGAACTTGAATCTTGGTAAACAAATCCATGGTTGGTTGATGAAATCGGGTTATTCGAATGATTTGTTTGTGAGTAGCTCGTTGATCAGTTTTTACGGGAAGATTGGGTGTTTCAAAGATGGGGATTTAGTGTTTAATGGTACGTCTTCGCGGCGTAATGTTGTGATATGGACGGCGAGAATCAGTAACAACTGTAAAGAAGAAAACTTTCGTCAAGTTCTTGATGTTTTTAAAGAGATGGGGAAAGAGGGTGTTCGGAAAAACAGCTTTACGTTCTCAAGTGTTCTTCGTGCGTGTGCAAATATAAATGATGATGGAAACTGTGGCGAGCAGGTTCATGCCAATGCTATTAAGTTAGGACTTGCGTCCAAGAGTTACGTGCAGTGTGGGTTGGTTAACTTGTATGGGAAGTTTGGTTCGATTAAAGATGCTAAACGGGTTTTTAATATGAACGGGAGCATGAGAAACCGGGCTTGTTGGAATGCTATGTTGACTAGTTATGTACAGAATGGATGCCTTATTGAAGCCATTAAGTTTCTTTATCAGATGAAAGCAGCTGGAGTGCAACCGCAAGAATTGTGGCTCAACAAATTGAGGTCATTGTGTGGGAGTGAAATTCTTGAAAATTGA